Below is a genomic region from Eupeodes corollae chromosome 1, idEupCoro1.1, whole genome shotgun sequence.
tacgTCCATTgtcttgttaatttttatttacttcttcattttcaaagcGGTTCATTTATTATCAGTTTTCGAGAAATTTTTAGAACAAGCTCTTATTTGTAATTGAAAATAGCTATTTGCAGTAAGCTTTGCAAAAATTCTAATTGCAACTTGCAAAGTATCAAGACAAGTAtcaagttgaaataaaaggaacaaatacttttcaaaataacaaaacttctCACTTTTTAGAAAAGATTTTGCGCTTCGCAAATTTGAGTTTGGAGAAACATATTTTGCAAAGAGAAAAGCTGTGCAATTCTATAGTTTCCTCTTTGCAAATTTGTGTTTAatgcaacaaacaaatgttaaaaattttgttgaactaCAATATAGTTGTTACTTTTGAAGctatcatattttgacatttgaaaagtaaaaaaatacgTTCTTGcttattactaaaaatggaacacCCTTCAACAACGCAATGAATTGTCAAAaatcactacaaaaatggtgacaaattttttgttgatattaacaaaactaaagaaCTTTTAATTGACAGTTGACGGATTTGttccataaaaacaaaaactaaacttcATTATTAATTACATTCTTTGGAATGTTTTTTAATGACATAAGCACACCTCTACCTACaatatcttttgttttaaatctaaatttgtaccttttatctttttaaatttttcttttaagttttgaaatcacagattttaaaatccatttaaattaTTACACGTATGTATTTGCGCATaccaatttaaatattcatgGTGTTTCACGGGAATAGGGTTAAAAATAGTTGGATTTTTCTCGACGTAGGCTGAGTGTGAGTAATTTGAAAAGGTCTAATTTTATCCGTTAGATAATGCCATTTAGTTTCAACAATGGAGTAGTGAAGTGTCCTGTAGCGAGTGTTCGCGTGAAAGTACAGCGATTACGTACTGTAACAACTCCCGAAAATACGGACAAATTTAAGAGCTGCTCTACAGATTCCAAGACGTTCGGTGCACAAACAAGCTCATGCTTTACAACTTAATCGTTCTTCCGTTCGACACATCGTCCAGCGTGAGTTGAACTTCCATTCTTATAAATTGACAACTGTTCAACAGTTGAAACCCAATGATATTCACTAACCTTCAGAATTTCCATTAGAGATTGTCTCGTTACTTCAAGATTTAAGATATGCTTTTATTTATGAGTGATGAAGAGCGTTTTCTCCTCGACGGTtttgtaaataagcaaaatgtCCGTTATTATGCTGCAGAAACCCCTTAAAGCCTCCACGGACGAACGTTACGGACTGTTTGGTAATGATCCAGGTGACCGTTAATAGTTCCTGTTACATTTACATGCttcataacttttaaaaatcagaGTTACCTAGGAGAAGGTGAATTATCAACCCGTCAAATGTCTGATTTTAACAAGATGGAGCACCTCCACACACTGCGATCTCCACAATGAATGTCGTACGCGAGATGTTTTCCAGTCGTTTCATTTCACGTTTTGAAGATATGTATTGGCCTCCCAGAAAACCTAACTTGCCGATGtgcgatttttttctttgggggtAATCTAAAGTAACGTGTTTACGAGTCAAAACCACTTACACTAGACGACCTTAAGGATAGAATAGAAACGGAAATTTAACTAATAGACACTTGTTTCAACGCGTTcccttaaatttgtttgatcgACTTTCTTGGTGCTACGAACAAGATAGACGTCATATGCTAGAtgttaatttcaaaacttaaaatggcACTGACGAGGTGTcttcaaaaagtacccggaatttttaaatttcgcggGTCAGGAGAGTccgaaattaaaattctttttaattgtgTTGGTATACATGCCTCTAAAACATGATGCAATTTTCAGGTATATTCACTGTTAACTTTGTCTGTGGTAGATGCTAAGGTTCGACATGTTTTTATGAGCTCGgcgatttttgttgttttaaaaatggaagaattgaattttgatcaaagaaaaaacaatcgcATGAACATAGCTCAGGAGATATTAAATGACGTCAACGACGATCCAAGTTTGCTTGAAAGGGTCATAACTGGTGATGGAACATGGGTGTCGAAACCAAATCACACACAATCGTCCACCTGAAAGCATCCAACGTCACCAAGAGCGAAAAAGCACGTCAAGTTCGATcaaatgtgaaggttttgctTACTGTTTTCTCTGATTATAATGGCATAGTGCATCAAAAGTTCTTACCACAAGATCGTACGGTTAATAAGGAGTATTACATTGAAGTTATGCGATATTTGCGTGAGACAATCCGAAAAAAGCGCTccgatttatataaaaacaattcatggCTTTTGCACCACGATAACGCACCTGCTCACTCGTCGTTGCTTGTTATTAATTTGTTGGCCAACAAAAAATACCGCAGTCATGCCCCAACGTCCATATTCACCAGGTATGGCTTCGTGtgtctttttctcttttttctgtTTCCAAAGTTGAAGAGACCCATGAAAGGACGGCGGTTTTTCtcgattgaagaaataaaggccGTATCGCTGAGAATGCTTAAGGACATATCAAAAAGTGAATATCAAGAGTGCTTCGAAGATTAGAAAAAACGCTGGCATAAGGGTATTATATCTGGGGGGTTGGTTGATAGTCTACTTTGAAGGGGACCACATTgatgtaaacgaataaataaatatttttttgaaaaaaaaacgaaaattccgggtactttttgaacacacctcgtataagataaaatattaataaacgaGTTGTACGTCTAAAATATCATGAGTTGTATCCACTTATTTTTGTACCAATTCCCGTGAACCACCCTGTATGTACATGCATCAGTCAaacagaaaaattcaaaaaagaggctgggatgcgacccacgctgataacttcaaaccccgtctgtcgatttgtcttgcttaaaagtttgtctatatgtactcgtatcaatttttaccaaatttgcgtactattttttgttgattttattttttatgaaataacggactgttggattcttatataaaaattactgaataatgaaaacattctcaaaatttgtcctaatgttgaaaacaatatttcttataaggaaaaattagtaagaagctaaaatctcaaatttttgaaaagatatttgagtcgaaaatcattttttaccaacttttgtctattttttttcggtttttaattttttgtaaagaaactgtcaattcgatttttttcaaacttaaactgaatattgacaacaagattttttaaaagattaaagtaaattaaagccaatatgtcaaagttttgaaaagatatttgagtcaaacatcaatttataattttttttttaggtttttattttttgtaaaaaaactgtcaattcgatttttctcaacatttttcaaaatgttggaaacaatatttcttataagataaaataagcttgaagcctaaatttcaagttttaaaaaaaaaatttttttttcagttttattgatttataaaaaaaccgttatattgatttttttcaaaaaatatacttgtttagtatcacgttacaatatgttatataaaatttaattcaagtctctagcgtttttggttcgtaagatatttagggttaaccaaaatgttcaccttttcaaactgctattgtaaaaaaaccacccacgcaattttcttgagagccctttctgcatctttctgccttattatctgtataacaaaatttatttgaagttgaaatctctactggttcttgagctatggaggacgaaaaaaacgtcgcggacgtacgtacacacgcacgcacagacatctttctaaaaatcttttatttcgactctagggaccttgaaacgtcgagaaatgtcaaaattttcaatttgacaaatcggacccattacaataacttcctatgggaagttaataattgagAATCAAAATCAAtcgcttaaattaaaaaattcgggaaaatttaatattcgttaaaaaacataaaaaaagatacaaactcaaatatttctttaaaattatgtcccttattcaaattttaaagtattgttttcaaaaaaaggttttcttttcttaatgaaaaaattaattatatgtcctgtctttttcaatgaaattgcaAGTTAATGTCATAAAAGTATTTCACTCCAAATCCAtaggattttcttttttaaaatttaaaaaaaaattctctgtcaaaaattaaaacattctgACAGTTTTAATCCCTCAATAAATCTTCTACTCGGTATATACAACAATTCTCTgcatgtttatatatttttctttccatCATTTCGATTCATTTCAATGTTAACCTTAAGCCCCAAgctatgaaatgaaaaaaaaatacaacaaaatataaaataaaataaaatgctcaTCGCAGATTGAAATctaatttacaaataatttaccACGCTGCATGAATTCTGCTCTTTTGcccaaaatatgaaaaaaatatctatgaACCATATATTTATATCTACACACAGTAGGAACTCGGGTACTAAGGGAAAAATCCATCTCTCGCACCCAAGTTGGTGTTAAAAACTTcatggatacaaaaaaaaaataatagtcaCACAGAGCAGTGCCACAAATAATCGTAACACTTAAATCCAATGTGATGAGCTATGCGCTCCATAGAACTTCCCATCGTCATCTCCTCCCCCAAACCCCACACGAAAAACCTATCCCAACccaatagatagatagatagatagatagatatttcgTGAGACTCATATGTGCAAGGGTTGGTTTGATAGTTGGGCATAaatggcaatggcaatggcaaGGGCAACGGAAACGGCACCGGGTACAGAGAGAGAGAGGTACGATTATAACTCTGTGTAGAGGGATTGTTATACCATTTACAATTTCTTTCCCTTTTATAGAATAAACACAAAACCAAAAAGTACAGAGAAAGAGATCTCAAATAATAATCCAGTAAATTTATGTTATCCCCTTGgatataagtttttattattttccgtTTCAATCCACCCTTACACtactataatattttgttttttcgtttttacttcagagtttttgaaatttaaataaagtttcacTCCAACACTCGTAAGTTGTATTAAAcggaaaaaaaggatattcgtAAAGCCCGCCCCCACAACACTCCTatcgttttcgaaaatatagGGGTTGATACGAAAGTTCGTATAGGTACGATACCTATATTTTCAAGTACCTCCTTACATACACATATCTATGTCTAGTTTAAAGAGAAGTTTAACTTACCCTATCCATTTCGAATTCGCTGAAGCCCACCGACAAGTACATTACCAAAATGCACAAGCTTTGTGTGGGAACACCTTTGCCGCACAGCAAATGTCCGCCAAGTTGATTTAGAGCGGTCGATGGGAAGAGCTCATGTAATCCCAGGTGATTTAAGAGTGCCTACTCGTATACCGTTAGTTAGCATAAAGGAAGATAGACAAAATGGAAGAAATGACAAAAGGGCATTAGTATTATTCACATTCACACACGATTGGGGGTGCATAGCATATATATTGGCACACGTTAAAaatttgtcctttttttaaacaagactTCAAAGCACTAACTAACTACCTCAATTTTCTCGCTCTCAGCGGCCATTATTCGCAGGGGTGGGCTCATGAGGTTGGAGAGAAAAGCCACCGGAGCCAGAAGGGATGCTGATATGATGCGGTCATTGTATTCAGGCCGTTCGGACAGCATCACCAGGAAGATGGTTGATCCCTGGGAATGGGCGACGTAGTGCATCTTTTCGTGACCCGTCTGCTCGGTGACATGATCGATGATCGCCGGAAGATCGTAGTAGCCGATTTCGTGCCAGGTGAAGTTCCAAAAGTCGGGCATAGACGAATCGAATTCGGAATGCCGTTTGGAGTACGTTGTACCGCGGGCATTGGGCAACCAAACATCATAGCCTCGCTCATGGAGCATACACCCCAGACTCCGATCGCGACCGGCCAGCACGAAATCAGCAGCTGATCCGATCAAGCCGTGCATCAAAACAAACGGCTTCAAAttattggtggtattttttggCGGAATTCGATGCAAGCTAAGTTTATAACCATCGGGAGTTAAAACTTCGTGGTTCTCACATGGCAAATGATTCGATTCGATTATCTGACACACAAGATCTTTGGCACTCGAGGAACTGAAAACACTTAAAAGCATCAATGTCAAGGCTATTGATggtaatttattcatttttttttctatgcttATCAATTCGAAAATTTGCAAGATCAAGTTACACAAGTTACAACCTCCGAATATGCGCGCACAACACACCACACACGCAATCACTCACTCGCGCGTATCAATCGAAAGTGAAGCAGAGAGCTAAGTAAGGTACGAGCTTATGTATCTGCGAGATACAAATCAAGTCGAATTCTTTTGTCCGTCCATTCGGGTTGACCGTCAACAATCATCTGAAGCAGTAGatgtaaatttgttgttttattattacttttgtCTCATGTCTGGCTTTAGCTCTGTTAATGGCTATGGCTGTGGCTGTGGCTCTGGGTCTGAGCTGGGGTTTTACTGATCTTCTTTTGCGGTCACTTTAGTTGTGGTGATATCTATCTACCTGATACGGAGGTGTCTCTCTATAATTATTGAGAGAGCAAAGGTATTGGTTAATTTTTGCTACTACCTGTTTCACTATACGCTTAATGTGATGactgacgatgatgacgatcgGATGGTATAGTGTACCTGCTACTAGAAAGGGCATAACCGCTGGCTTGAGTTTTATTTCGGGGGCAGATTAAAAcaaaagccaattttttttgaatttcttagttttaaaagtattcaATGATAACTTAAGAAAGGTTGATTATGGATGTAAAGAAAAATCAGTGGAAAATTTGTACGAACAgttttcaaccaaaaattaattttttcttcatcCCCTCTCATTTTGAATAAGCATGTTCGAAAACGAAAATATTGATTAGGAGATGATGCATCAAAAAGTATGAAAGGGTGTTAACGTTCATTTGCAATGTTAAAAGCAATTTAcaactttttacattttaaacttttatcattaatattttgacttacattttacatttttttaaacacatgtAAGATGTTGCAGAATTCCATAGCCTTGCTTCCTGATGGTTTGCAAAGGCTAGATTAGTACCAAAAAGATATAAACCTTAACGAAGATAAGTTTAGTTTAGTTGTGATCTTAAGAGAAAATATATTAAGATCGAATTGAAATAGTTGTTGTTATAATATTGTAATCTAAATCAGAAACTTTGATTTATAATTTGGGAGCGGTATCTCCATGCCGTTTTAACGTAGCTGACTAGAGTCGACCAGCTAGTGTCAccgtttaatatattttttagttcaTCCATAGTTAGACTGATTTTATTCCAGTAGGCACGTCTAATGGCATTTAAAACAGGAttgctcgattgataaagccaatttgcttgcagcacagtttgctgttaattcgacgctaccggaaagtgtcatgagtcctcctgttcttgagagcgtaaattattcaatgggacgaatcttctttcgcactcgtgcagttgcaagagtactgaaagacttttacatacacaaatccactggcccggatagtatttccccaattgttctgaagaggtgttcttcatcgctggcaaaaccactgcgtaaacttttccatctttcctactttacaggtctctttccgagcggatggaaaatagcatttgtccagcctgtccctaaaaaaggcgaatcctcctctccctctaactatcgtccaatagcactcacgtcccttcttttcaaggtcatggaaacgctgattaattatcagctcaagaaatatctcgaagaacggaagtttcttaatgaccgacagtatggttttcatAGCAATAGGCCCAGTGGTGATCTCAtgattcatctcaccgaacagtggaacaaatatttacatcgttttggagaaagtaagattattgcacttgaaattttaaaggcatttaatagagtttagCATCacgctctcttatcgaaaatgggtgCATGTGGTATTAGAAATTGCCTTTCGGAccgtttaattcaagtagtattggacgtctttaaatctgatatccataaaataaacgctggtatgccccagggctccgttttgtctccgacactctttcttacattcataaatgatcttatgtctgccacttctaatccattaacctgttcaGCCGACAActgtaccctcagcttttcatgctcgtttatagattcacatccttgtccttcggatgtggaacttcaacggcagcgtatgataagatcattgaattctgatcttgacagcattgtacaatggggaatcaaaaaccgtgtagaattcaatgcttcgaaaactcaatgctgtcttctgtcgttaaagcgtaacacaccccgATGCCattatctatgagtggcacttgcatccaagaaactaatcaattgtcagtacttggtatgtatatcacagatcaccttttatggaacgatcatatatttgatattgccaaaaatgctgccaggtgcttaggattcctccgacggtgcaagaaatttgttaccccttctgatctggctgtaatttacagagccttcatccgtccaaagcctGAATATAATTCACacatctgggcaggtgccccttaAACAAGCTTAAATCTCTtatttagaatacaaaaaagggctttaaaaatgataggcgatagaactacaACCGAAACCTTTACATcactagaacaccgccgcaatgtttcatgcctttcgttgttttattgatatttttacaaacgattcagccgtaatactcgcatttccaggaatgctcatcagtttacccttgagctcaatttcgggcgtactgtcaagtatagagattcagTGTACATTCAGTGGATCGGTCGCTGCGATGGGGCATATAGTTTGGGTGCAAAAGCTCTCCTCTT
It encodes:
- the LOC129954016 gene encoding lipase 3 → MNKLPSIALTLMLLSVFSSSSAKDLVCQIIESNHLPCENHEVLTPDGYKLSLHRIPPKNTTNNLKPFVLMHGLIGSAADFVLAGRDRSLGCMLHERGYDVWLPNARGTTYSKRHSEFDSSMPDFWNFTWHEIGYYDLPAIIDHVTEQTGHEKMHYVAHSQGSTIFLVMLSERPEYNDRIISASLLAPVAFLSNLMSPPLRIMAAESEKIEALLNHLGLHELFPSTALNQLGGHLLCGKGVPTQSLCILVMYLSVGFSEFEMDRALFPKIFETTPAGISRKQFQHFGQLINSGKFQQFDYKSKQENYRRYKRKTPPEYNLRNVRVPLNLFYGNKDFLNAKQDVIRLTLQLKNTPFTLTEIRGFNHIDLLYSTEAPRYIYRKIISDTKRYYS